Proteins from a single region of Electrophorus electricus isolate fEleEle1 chromosome 5, fEleEle1.pri, whole genome shotgun sequence:
- the LOC113591230 gene encoding CD276 antigen-like isoform X1 translates to MEKRAFGFCDSMISGHIARRKANEGRAMDAGHQVFAWSNLRRPSNYARPWTGTECCKMGGRILFWFLIALQVRIQPPNSPMVVVAPGADITLPCIFSASEHLNLSNIIINWQQGNTVVHSFYHGGDQLERQGQTYKNRTRVFIDQILSGNASLSLTSVQPEDQGEYTCYVTSEQETTRGNVKLIMAAPYDEPVLSLQPTCDGINITATFSNGFPQPELRWLDSFGGVINESHSSFQLDRRGRYEVSSTMSFRSSTIERVTIEMTLEVISQSLTLSLHLHPLQDICQECCQTACTFRSRTPFALVVVLILIGLIVLVMVVIKKWKHRT, encoded by the exons ATGGAAAAACGAGCCTTTGGGTTTTGTGATTCCATGATTTCAGGCCACATTGCCAGAAGGAAGGCAAATGAGGGAAGGGCAATGGATGCAGGTCATCAAGTTTTTGCTTGGAGCAATTTACGACGTCCTTCCAACTACGCAAGACCTTGGACA GGAACAGAATGTTGCAAGATGGGTGGCAGAATTCTTTTTTGGTTTCTTATAGCCCTGCAAg TAAGAATACAGCCTCCTAATTCACCCATGGTTGTCGTGGCACCAGGAGCTGACATCACCTTGCCGTGCATTTTCTCAGCTAGCGAACATCTGAATCTCTCCAACATCATCATAAACTGGCAGCAAGGAAACACAGTTGTCCACAGCTTTTATCATGGCGGAGATCAGCTAGAGAGACAAGGCCAGACCTACAAGAATCGCACTCGGGTCTTTATAGACCAGATACTTTCTGGGAACGCCTCACTGAGCCTAACGAGTGTGCAGCCAGAGGACCAGGGAGAATACACCTGCTACGTTACCAGTGAACAGGAAACTACTAGAGGAAATGTAAAGCTTATAATGGCTG cACCATATGATGAGCCTGTGTTGTCTTTGCAGCCTACATGTGATGGCATCAATATCACTGCCACCTTTTCCAATGGTTTTCCTCAGCCAGAGCTCAGATGGCTTGACTCCTTTGGCGGAGTCATAAATGAGAGTCATTCTTCTTTTCAACTGGACAGAAGGGGGCGCTATGAGGTGTCCAGCACCATGAGCTTCAGGTCAAGCACCATAGAGAGGGTAACCATAGAAATGACATTGGAGGTCATCAGTCAGAGCCTCACCCTATCGTTACACTTGCATCCTCTTCAAGACATTTGTCAAG AGTGCTGTCAGACGGCCTGCACTTTCAGGAGCAGGACCCCATTTGCATTAGTGGTGGTTTTGATTTTGATTGGACTCATTGTTCTCGTGATGGTTGTTATTAAGAAATGGAAACACAGGACTTGA
- the LOC113591230 gene encoding CD276 antigen-like isoform X3, which produces MDFPGLVFSCQMNSPIQQRLPGWTNVQQGTECCKMGGRILFWFLIALQVRIQPPNSPMVVVAPGADITLPCIFSASEHLNLSNIIINWQQGNTVVHSFYHGGDQLERQGQTYKNRTRVFIDQILSGNASLSLTSVQPEDQGEYTCYVTSEQETTRGNVKLIMAAPYDEPVLSLQPTCDGINITATFSNGFPQPELRWLDSFGGVINESHSSFQLDRRGRYEVSSTMSFRSSTIERVTIEMTLEVISQSLTLSLHLHPLQDICQECCQTACTFRSRTPFALVVVLILIGLIVLVMVVIKKWKHRT; this is translated from the exons ATGGACTTTCCTGGTTTGGTTTTTTCATGCCAAATGAACTCCCCAATTCAACAGAGACTCCCAGGGTGGACTAATGTACAGCAG GGAACAGAATGTTGCAAGATGGGTGGCAGAATTCTTTTTTGGTTTCTTATAGCCCTGCAAg TAAGAATACAGCCTCCTAATTCACCCATGGTTGTCGTGGCACCAGGAGCTGACATCACCTTGCCGTGCATTTTCTCAGCTAGCGAACATCTGAATCTCTCCAACATCATCATAAACTGGCAGCAAGGAAACACAGTTGTCCACAGCTTTTATCATGGCGGAGATCAGCTAGAGAGACAAGGCCAGACCTACAAGAATCGCACTCGGGTCTTTATAGACCAGATACTTTCTGGGAACGCCTCACTGAGCCTAACGAGTGTGCAGCCAGAGGACCAGGGAGAATACACCTGCTACGTTACCAGTGAACAGGAAACTACTAGAGGAAATGTAAAGCTTATAATGGCTG cACCATATGATGAGCCTGTGTTGTCTTTGCAGCCTACATGTGATGGCATCAATATCACTGCCACCTTTTCCAATGGTTTTCCTCAGCCAGAGCTCAGATGGCTTGACTCCTTTGGCGGAGTCATAAATGAGAGTCATTCTTCTTTTCAACTGGACAGAAGGGGGCGCTATGAGGTGTCCAGCACCATGAGCTTCAGGTCAAGCACCATAGAGAGGGTAACCATAGAAATGACATTGGAGGTCATCAGTCAGAGCCTCACCCTATCGTTACACTTGCATCCTCTTCAAGACATTTGTCAAG AGTGCTGTCAGACGGCCTGCACTTTCAGGAGCAGGACCCCATTTGCATTAGTGGTGGTTTTGATTTTGATTGGACTCATTGTTCTCGTGATGGTTGTTATTAAGAAATGGAAACACAGGACTTGA
- the LOC113591230 gene encoding CD276 antigen-like isoform X5 yields MGGRILFWFLIALQVRIQPPNSPMVVVAPGADITLPCIFSASEHLNLSNIIINWQQGNTVVHSFYHGGDQLERQGQTYKNRTRVFIDQILSGNASLSLTSVQPEDQGEYTCYVTSEQETTRGNVKLIMAAPYDEPVLSLQPTCDGINITATFSNGFPQPELRWLDSFGGVINESHSSFQLDRRGRYEVSSTMSFRSSTIERVTIEMTLEVISQSLTLSLHLHPLQDICQECCQTACTFRSRTPFALVVVLILIGLIVLVMVVIKKWKHRT; encoded by the exons ATGGGTGGCAGAATTCTTTTTTGGTTTCTTATAGCCCTGCAAg TAAGAATACAGCCTCCTAATTCACCCATGGTTGTCGTGGCACCAGGAGCTGACATCACCTTGCCGTGCATTTTCTCAGCTAGCGAACATCTGAATCTCTCCAACATCATCATAAACTGGCAGCAAGGAAACACAGTTGTCCACAGCTTTTATCATGGCGGAGATCAGCTAGAGAGACAAGGCCAGACCTACAAGAATCGCACTCGGGTCTTTATAGACCAGATACTTTCTGGGAACGCCTCACTGAGCCTAACGAGTGTGCAGCCAGAGGACCAGGGAGAATACACCTGCTACGTTACCAGTGAACAGGAAACTACTAGAGGAAATGTAAAGCTTATAATGGCTG cACCATATGATGAGCCTGTGTTGTCTTTGCAGCCTACATGTGATGGCATCAATATCACTGCCACCTTTTCCAATGGTTTTCCTCAGCCAGAGCTCAGATGGCTTGACTCCTTTGGCGGAGTCATAAATGAGAGTCATTCTTCTTTTCAACTGGACAGAAGGGGGCGCTATGAGGTGTCCAGCACCATGAGCTTCAGGTCAAGCACCATAGAGAGGGTAACCATAGAAATGACATTGGAGGTCATCAGTCAGAGCCTCACCCTATCGTTACACTTGCATCCTCTTCAAGACATTTGTCAAG AGTGCTGTCAGACGGCCTGCACTTTCAGGAGCAGGACCCCATTTGCATTAGTGGTGGTTTTGATTTTGATTGGACTCATTGTTCTCGTGATGGTTGTTATTAAGAAATGGAAACACAGGACTTGA
- the LOC113591232 gene encoding CD276 antigen-like isoform X3: MNRILWIIYAISRILPAHSWSCEISQDKRVVIGAPGDTAIFSCTFIVAESQLLTNLIINWQHGDTVVHSFYHGRDQLEKQSQSYKNRTHLFIDQILSGNASLSLTNVQPDEQGEYTCYITSEQETTSGSVTLIVAAPYDDPELEVQYNCDNVVVTMTSTAGFPEPTVSWKQPRGRNVTTTQLDRCCSKNADIKNLRSRPFLTVLFLAFIILLLSVLIKTKQDEGKNS; this comes from the exons ATGAACAGAATCCTATGGATAATATATGCGA TCTCAAGAATTCTTCCAGCACACTCATGGTCCTGTGAAATCTCACAAGACAAGAGGGTTGTGATTGGAGCACCAGGCGACACTGCCATTTTCAGCTGCACTTTTATTGTGGCTGAAAGTCAGCTGCTCACTAACCTGATCATAAACTGGCAGCATGGAGACACAGTGGTCCACAGCTTTTATCATGGCAGAGATCAGCTAGAGAAACAAAGCCAGAGCTACAAGAATCGCACTCACCTGTTTATAGACCAGATACTGTCTGGGAACGCCTCACTGAGCCTAACCAACGTGCAGCCGGATGAGCAGGGAGAGTACACCTGCTACATCACCAGTGAGCAAGAAACTACTAGTGGAAGTGTAACACTCATAGTGGCTG CTCCATATGATGACCCAGAACTGGAAGTCCAGTACAACTGTGACAATGTTGTTGTGACGATGACATCCACCGCAGGCTTTCCTGAACCCACGGTGTCTTGGAAGCAGCCACGTGGAAGAAATGTCACAACCACACAACTGGACA GATGTTGCAGTAAGAATGCTGATATCAAGAATTTAAGGAGCAGACCTTTTCTTACAGTGCTGTTCTTAGCATTCATTATCTTGTTGCTATCAGTACTAATTAAAACTAAACAGGATGAAGGAAAGAACTCTTAA
- the LOC113591232 gene encoding CD276 antigen-like isoform X1, with product MNRILWIIYAISRILPAHSWSCEISQDKRVVIGAPGDTAIFSCTFIVAESQLLTNLIINWQHGDTVVHSFYHGRDQLEKQSQSYKNRTHLFIDQILSGNASLSLTNVQPDEQGEYTCYITSEQETTSGSVTLIVAAPYDDPELEVQYNCDNVVVTMTSTAGFPEPTVSWKQPRGRNVTTTQLDSKGRFRVQSNLTINLSMTQTVVVEMTLKALSQHILKTITLHPQTGCCSKNADIKNLRSRPFLTVLFLAFIILLLSVLIKTKQDEGKNS from the exons ATGAACAGAATCCTATGGATAATATATGCGA TCTCAAGAATTCTTCCAGCACACTCATGGTCCTGTGAAATCTCACAAGACAAGAGGGTTGTGATTGGAGCACCAGGCGACACTGCCATTTTCAGCTGCACTTTTATTGTGGCTGAAAGTCAGCTGCTCACTAACCTGATCATAAACTGGCAGCATGGAGACACAGTGGTCCACAGCTTTTATCATGGCAGAGATCAGCTAGAGAAACAAAGCCAGAGCTACAAGAATCGCACTCACCTGTTTATAGACCAGATACTGTCTGGGAACGCCTCACTGAGCCTAACCAACGTGCAGCCGGATGAGCAGGGAGAGTACACCTGCTACATCACCAGTGAGCAAGAAACTACTAGTGGAAGTGTAACACTCATAGTGGCTG CTCCATATGATGACCCAGAACTGGAAGTCCAGTACAACTGTGACAATGTTGTTGTGACGATGACATCCACCGCAGGCTTTCCTGAACCCACGGTGTCTTGGAAGCAGCCACGTGGAAGAAATGTCACAACCACACAACTGGACAGTAAGGGGCGCTTTAGAGTACAGAGCAATTTAACCATTAATCTCAGCATGACGCAGACCGTTGTTGTTGAAATGACACTTAAAGCACTCTCTCAGCATATCCTTAAAACCATAACGCTACATCCTCAAACAG GATGTTGCAGTAAGAATGCTGATATCAAGAATTTAAGGAGCAGACCTTTTCTTACAGTGCTGTTCTTAGCATTCATTATCTTGTTGCTATCAGTACTAATTAAAACTAAACAGGATGAAGGAAAGAACTCTTAA
- the LOC113591230 gene encoding CD276 antigen-like isoform X2 — protein sequence MAVPSIPTRAVMDFPGLVFSCQMNSPIQQRLPGWTNVQQGTECCKMGGRILFWFLIALQVRIQPPNSPMVVVAPGADITLPCIFSASEHLNLSNIIINWQQGNTVVHSFYHGGDQLERQGQTYKNRTRVFIDQILSGNASLSLTSVQPEDQGEYTCYVTSEQETTRGNVKLIMAAPYDEPVLSLQPTCDGINITATFSNGFPQPELRWLDSFGGVINESHSSFQLDRRGRYEVSSTMSFRSSTIERVTIEMTLEVISQSLTLSLHLHPLQDICQECCQTACTFRSRTPFALVVVLILIGLIVLVMVVIKKWKHRT from the exons ATGGCGGTACCTTCGATTCCGA CCAGAGCGGTCATGGACTTTCCTGGTTTGGTTTTTTCATGCCAAATGAACTCCCCAATTCAACAGAGACTCCCAGGGTGGACTAATGTACAGCAG GGAACAGAATGTTGCAAGATGGGTGGCAGAATTCTTTTTTGGTTTCTTATAGCCCTGCAAg TAAGAATACAGCCTCCTAATTCACCCATGGTTGTCGTGGCACCAGGAGCTGACATCACCTTGCCGTGCATTTTCTCAGCTAGCGAACATCTGAATCTCTCCAACATCATCATAAACTGGCAGCAAGGAAACACAGTTGTCCACAGCTTTTATCATGGCGGAGATCAGCTAGAGAGACAAGGCCAGACCTACAAGAATCGCACTCGGGTCTTTATAGACCAGATACTTTCTGGGAACGCCTCACTGAGCCTAACGAGTGTGCAGCCAGAGGACCAGGGAGAATACACCTGCTACGTTACCAGTGAACAGGAAACTACTAGAGGAAATGTAAAGCTTATAATGGCTG cACCATATGATGAGCCTGTGTTGTCTTTGCAGCCTACATGTGATGGCATCAATATCACTGCCACCTTTTCCAATGGTTTTCCTCAGCCAGAGCTCAGATGGCTTGACTCCTTTGGCGGAGTCATAAATGAGAGTCATTCTTCTTTTCAACTGGACAGAAGGGGGCGCTATGAGGTGTCCAGCACCATGAGCTTCAGGTCAAGCACCATAGAGAGGGTAACCATAGAAATGACATTGGAGGTCATCAGTCAGAGCCTCACCCTATCGTTACACTTGCATCCTCTTCAAGACATTTGTCAAG AGTGCTGTCAGACGGCCTGCACTTTCAGGAGCAGGACCCCATTTGCATTAGTGGTGGTTTTGATTTTGATTGGACTCATTGTTCTCGTGATGGTTGTTATTAAGAAATGGAAACACAGGACTTGA
- the LOC113591230 gene encoding CD276 antigen-like isoform X4, protein MDAGHQVFAWSNLRRPSNYARPWTGTECCKMGGRILFWFLIALQVRIQPPNSPMVVVAPGADITLPCIFSASEHLNLSNIIINWQQGNTVVHSFYHGGDQLERQGQTYKNRTRVFIDQILSGNASLSLTSVQPEDQGEYTCYVTSEQETTRGNVKLIMAAPYDEPVLSLQPTCDGINITATFSNGFPQPELRWLDSFGGVINESHSSFQLDRRGRYEVSSTMSFRSSTIERVTIEMTLEVISQSLTLSLHLHPLQDICQECCQTACTFRSRTPFALVVVLILIGLIVLVMVVIKKWKHRT, encoded by the exons ATGGATGCAGGTCATCAAGTTTTTGCTTGGAGCAATTTACGACGTCCTTCCAACTACGCAAGACCTTGGACA GGAACAGAATGTTGCAAGATGGGTGGCAGAATTCTTTTTTGGTTTCTTATAGCCCTGCAAg TAAGAATACAGCCTCCTAATTCACCCATGGTTGTCGTGGCACCAGGAGCTGACATCACCTTGCCGTGCATTTTCTCAGCTAGCGAACATCTGAATCTCTCCAACATCATCATAAACTGGCAGCAAGGAAACACAGTTGTCCACAGCTTTTATCATGGCGGAGATCAGCTAGAGAGACAAGGCCAGACCTACAAGAATCGCACTCGGGTCTTTATAGACCAGATACTTTCTGGGAACGCCTCACTGAGCCTAACGAGTGTGCAGCCAGAGGACCAGGGAGAATACACCTGCTACGTTACCAGTGAACAGGAAACTACTAGAGGAAATGTAAAGCTTATAATGGCTG cACCATATGATGAGCCTGTGTTGTCTTTGCAGCCTACATGTGATGGCATCAATATCACTGCCACCTTTTCCAATGGTTTTCCTCAGCCAGAGCTCAGATGGCTTGACTCCTTTGGCGGAGTCATAAATGAGAGTCATTCTTCTTTTCAACTGGACAGAAGGGGGCGCTATGAGGTGTCCAGCACCATGAGCTTCAGGTCAAGCACCATAGAGAGGGTAACCATAGAAATGACATTGGAGGTCATCAGTCAGAGCCTCACCCTATCGTTACACTTGCATCCTCTTCAAGACATTTGTCAAG AGTGCTGTCAGACGGCCTGCACTTTCAGGAGCAGGACCCCATTTGCATTAGTGGTGGTTTTGATTTTGATTGGACTCATTGTTCTCGTGATGGTTGTTATTAAGAAATGGAAACACAGGACTTGA
- the LOC113591232 gene encoding CD276 antigen-like isoform X2, giving the protein MNRILWIIYAISRILPAHSWSCEISQDKRVVIGAPGDTAIFSCTFIVAESQLLTNLIINWQHGDTVVHSFYHGRDQLEKQSQSYKNRTHLFIDQILSGNASLSLTNVQPDEQGEYTCYITSEQETTSGSVTLIVAAPYDDPELEVQYNCDNVVVTMTSTAGFPEPTVSWKQPRGRNVTTTQLDSKGRFRVQSNLTINLSMTQTVVVEMTLKALSQHILKTITLHPQTGTQWTFC; this is encoded by the exons ATGAACAGAATCCTATGGATAATATATGCGA TCTCAAGAATTCTTCCAGCACACTCATGGTCCTGTGAAATCTCACAAGACAAGAGGGTTGTGATTGGAGCACCAGGCGACACTGCCATTTTCAGCTGCACTTTTATTGTGGCTGAAAGTCAGCTGCTCACTAACCTGATCATAAACTGGCAGCATGGAGACACAGTGGTCCACAGCTTTTATCATGGCAGAGATCAGCTAGAGAAACAAAGCCAGAGCTACAAGAATCGCACTCACCTGTTTATAGACCAGATACTGTCTGGGAACGCCTCACTGAGCCTAACCAACGTGCAGCCGGATGAGCAGGGAGAGTACACCTGCTACATCACCAGTGAGCAAGAAACTACTAGTGGAAGTGTAACACTCATAGTGGCTG CTCCATATGATGACCCAGAACTGGAAGTCCAGTACAACTGTGACAATGTTGTTGTGACGATGACATCCACCGCAGGCTTTCCTGAACCCACGGTGTCTTGGAAGCAGCCACGTGGAAGAAATGTCACAACCACACAACTGGACAGTAAGGGGCGCTTTAGAGTACAGAGCAATTTAACCATTAATCTCAGCATGACGCAGACCGTTGTTGTTGAAATGACACTTAAAGCACTCTCTCAGCATATCCTTAAAACCATAACGCTACATCCTCAAACAGGTACACAGTGGACTTTCTGTTAA